The Oxyura jamaicensis isolate SHBP4307 breed ruddy duck unplaced genomic scaffold, BPBGC_Ojam_1.0 oxyUn_random_OJ67304, whole genome shotgun sequence genome has a window encoding:
- the LOC118159114 gene encoding protein brambleberry-like — MTMGDERFQAEGAQWELSPLDSCHRQVVARLRSSCADLSEEEVAKLGVALFNCQASAEGRRTYPCTPEMVRGRRAPVPTP; from the exons ATGACGATGGGCGACGAGCGCTTCCAGGCCGAGGGGGCGCAGTGGGAGCTGTCCCCCCTGGACTCCTGCCACCGCCAG GTCGTGGCGCGGCTCCGCTCGTCCTGCGCCGACCTGAGCGAGGAGGAGGTGGCCAAGCTGGGGGTGGCCCTGTTCAACTGCCAGGCCAGCGCCGAGGGCCGCCGCACCTACCCCTGCACCCCGGAGATGGTAAGGGGGCGGCGCGCCCCGGTTCCCACCCCATAA